The sequence CCCTGGTCTGCCGCGACCTGGATCTCGACCCCAAGCAGTTCCCGCCGAAGTCGTTCAGCGCCCAGGTCTCCAACCTCAAGAACGAGCTGGTCGACCACGAGACGTTCGCCGCCAAGGCGGAGAACCCCTTCGAGCGGAAGCTCGCCGAGGCGTACGCGATGTACCAGGCCCGGCTGCACGACGCCAACGCGCTGGACTTCGACGACATCATCATGACCACCGTCAACCTGCTCCAGGCGTTCCCCGACGTCGCCGAGCACTACCGGCGGCGCTTCCGGCACGTCCTGGTCGACGAGTACCAGGACACCAACCACGCCCAGTACACCCTGGTCCGCGAGCTCGTCGGCACCGGCGACGAGGCCGCCGAACTCTGCGTGGTCGGCGACGCCGACCAGTCGATCTACGCCTTCCGCGGCGCGACGATCCGCAACATCCTCCAGTTCGAGGAGGACTACCCGCAGGCCCGCACCATCCTGCTGGAGCAGAACTACCGCTCCACCCAGAACATCCTCAACGCCGCCAACGCCGTCATCGAGCGCAACGCCGGCCGCCGCGCCAAGAACCTGTGGACGGAGTCCGGCGAGGGCCCCGTCATCACCGGCTACGTCGCCGACCAGGAGCACGACGAGGCGCAGTATGTCGCCGAGGAGATCGACCGGCTCACCGACGCCGGCGACGCCCGGCCCGGCGACGTCGCGGTCTTCTACCGCACCAACGCCCAGTCCCGTGTCTTCGAAGAGATCTTCATCCGGGTCGGCCTGCCCTACAAGGTCGTCGGCGGTGTCCGCTTCTACGAGCGCCGCGAGGTCCGCGACGTCCTCGCCTACCTGCGCGTCCTCGCCAACCCCGAGGACGCCGTGCCGCTGCGCCGCATCCTCAACGTGCCCAAGCGCGGCATCGGCGAGCGCGCCGAGGCGATGATCGACGCGCTCGGCCGGCGCGAGCGGATCTCCTTCCCGCAGGCCCTGCGGCGGGTCGACGAGGCGTACGGCATGGCGGCGCGCTCGGCCAACGCGGTCAAGCGCTTCAACACCCTCATGGACGAGCTGCGCACCGTCGTGGAGTCCGGCGCGGGCCCCGCCGTCGTCCTGGAAGCGGTGCTGGAACGCACGGGCTACCTGGCCGAGTTGCAGGCGTCCACCGACCCGCAGGACGAGACCCGGGTCGAGAACCTCCAGGAACTCGCGGCCGTCGCGCTGGAGTTCGAGCAGGAGCGGGAGGGCGAGGAGACCGGTTCGCTCGCCGAGTTCCTGGAACGCGTCGCCCTGGTCGCCGACTCCGACCAGATCCCCGACTCGCCCGACGGCGAGGAGGACACCGGCGGCGTGATCACCCTGATGACGCTGCACACCGCGAAGGGCCTGGAGTTCCCGGTGGTGTTCCTCACCGGCATGGAGGACGGCGTCTTCCCGCACATGCGCGCCCTCGGCCAGGTCAAGGAGCTGGAGGAGGAGCGCCGGCTGGCCTACGTCGGCATCACCCGCGCCCGCCAACGGCTCTACGTCACCCGGTCGATGATGCGCAGCGCCTGGGGCCAGCCGTCCTATAACCCGCCCTCCCGCTTCCTGGAGGAGATCCCCGAGGCGCTCATAGAGTGGAAGCGGACCGGGCAGTCCTCCGGCGGTGGCGCCGGCTCCAAGGCGGCCGCGTCCGTCGCGTCCTCCATCGGCGCCCGCGGGCGCTCCGGCACGGGCGGGTTCGCCACGAAGCGCTCCGCCGGGGATCGGCCGGTGATCTCGCTGAGCGTGGGAGATCGCGTCACCCACGACCAGTTCGGGCTCGGCACCGTGGTCGCGGTCACCGGGCGACCCGGTGACGAGAAGGCGACGATCGACTTCGGGGACGAGCGGCCCAAGCAGTTGCTGCTGCGCTACGCGCCGGTGGAAAAGCTCTAGCGAAGGTAAGGGGGCTCCCTCCGTGCTTGGCGCGGGAGGAGCCGCACTTACTCGGGCCTACCTCGGGTCCAGCCCGTGGGAGAGAAGCCAGGGGAGGGGGTCGATGGGGGTGCCGCCGTGCGGGCGGACCTCAAGGTGGAGGTGCGGCCCGGTGGTGTTGCCGGTGTTGCCCGAATAGGCGATGACGGTCCCGGCCTTGACCGTGCCGGAGCGGATCTTCGTGCTGCTCAGGTGGCAGTACCAGGTCTCCGTGCCGTCGGGCGCGGTGACGATCGCCATGTTGCCGTACGAACTGTTCCACTGGGTGCGCACGGTGCCGTCGGTCACGGCCATCACCGGGGTGCCGACCTGCACCGGGAAGTCGATCCCGGTGTGCAGCGCCATCCAGTGCTCGCCGGACTGCCCGAAGTACGCGCTCAGCCCCTTCTGCTTCACCGGCAGCACGAACTTCGGCCGCAGCGCCTCCTTGCGGGCCGCCGCCTCGTCCGCGGCCTTCTTCGCCGCGGCCTGCCGGTCCTTGAGGTCGACCCGCTCCTGGGAGCGGCTGGCGCGGCTGGCGAAGTCGTCGGCGTCCCGGCTCACTCCGGACAGCTGCCGGTCGAGCTGGGTGGTCGGAGCCTTGCCCGCGGCCTCTTCGGTCGTCGTCTTCGAGGTGTCCCGGGCTACTCCGACCCCGCCGAACGCCGCCGCACCGACCGCCGCCACGCCCATCACGGCCACCGACGGCACCCCGACGGTCAGCAGCGCCGAGCGCTTGGCCGGCTTTCGGCGGCGGCTGCGCGCGGTGGGCACCTCGTCGTCGGTGAAGTCGTGGCGTACGGGTTCGTCGTCGGGCGTGCCGAGCGCGAACTCCTCGCCGAGCAGCGCGGTGTCGTCGGGCGCCGTCTCGGGCGCGACGGGCGACACGGTCGCCATCGTGGCCGTGGCAGAGCCCGGTTCCGCGGCCTGCTGGTAGCCGGACCCGTACGCGGTGGCGGAGTAGCCGGCGGGCGCTTCGTACGACTCGGAGGTCGTGAACGGCGCGGACACCTGCTCGTAGACGCCGGTGTCGCCGCTGCTGTCGTACCCGTACCCGTAGCCGTACCCGTAGGCCGTGTAGGCGCCGGACTCCCACTCCTGCTGCTGCGGGTAGGCCGGCTGCTGGGTGGTCTGCCAGGCGGTCGTGTCGTACGTGCCGGTGTCGTAGTACGTGGTGCCGGTGCCGGTCGTGGTGCCGGTCGCGGCGTACGGGTCGTACGTGGCGTAGCCGCCGGTGTCGTAACTGCCCGTGTCGTAACCGCCGACGGCGTACGTCCCGGTGTCGTACCCGTTCGGGTCGTACCCGGGCTGCGGCTGCTGGGCCGCGCCCTGGTCGTAGCCGTAGGCGTACTGCTGGTCGTACGGGGCGGCGGCCTGCTGCGGGATCTGGGCGTAGCTGTAGCTGCCGGTCGTGTCGTCCGCGTAGGTGGTGCCGACAGTCGGGTAGGAACCCGAGGAGTAGGCGTCGTACGCGTGGGCGTCGTGGTCGGAGGCGTACTCCGACGGGTGACGTTGGTTCACCGCCAGCTTCTCTTTCGCCTAGGCAGCAGGAGAATTAGCGGCGACTGTAGCCCTCCGTACCGGCTGCGGACAATCTTCTGGCCGGACCTGGCGCCCGCCTTGCCCGGTGTTCGGTTGATATTCGACCGTTATGTGTCCGTTATGCGGCGTCGATCGCGTCGGGCAGCGGCCCCGGACCGGACAGTGCCTGCCTGATTTCGGCGGCCACCGAGCCGTGCACGGGGAGGGCGAGGTGTCCGATTCCGCGCACCTTGATGTTCGCGGTGGAAAGGTCCGGGTGTTCGAGGCGCGCCGACTCGGCGGGGATCATGAACTCGTCGAGGTCGCTCCAGAAGGCCACGAACCGGGTCCGGCAGCCCGGGGCGGGGCCCGCCAGTTCCTCCAGCACCGGCGAACCCGGCCGCATCTGGCGGGCCAGCGGGTGCGGGGCGAGCGCGGGCACCGCGCGGGTGCCGGAGTGCGGGGTGCCCATGGTGACCAGGTTGCGCACCCGGGCGTCACCGCCCAGGCACTGGACGTAGTAGCGGGCGACCAGGCCGCCCAGGCTGTGCCCGACGATGTCCACCTGCGCGTGCCCGGACTCGGCGCAGACCCGCTCGATGTGCGGGCCGAGCATCGCGGCGGCGGTGCGGATGTCGCCGGTCAGCGGGGAGTAGTTCAGCGCCTGGACGCGGGTCCAGCCGTGCCGCAGCAGTGAGCGGCGCAGCAGGGTGAAGGCCGAGCGGTTGTCGACGAAGCCGTGCAGGAGCAGGACCGGGGGCTGGTCGCGGCCTTCGGAGGGCCCCTCGGCGCGGCTCTCGGTGCGGCTCTCGGTGCGGCTCTCGGCGGGGAGTGGTGTGGCGCGGCCGGGGCGCCGAGTACGGGTGGCCTTGGAGCTGTCGGAGCTGTCGGAGCTGTCGGAGCCGTCAGGGCCGTCGTGGTCGTCCGGCGGGCGCGGCGGCGTGGGGATGCGCTCGGGCAGTATTCCGGTCGGATACAGCAGCAGGTGCCCGGCGAACAGGGCGAGGTCGATGGCGGCGACCTTGGCCAGCTCGGCGCTGTGCCCGCTCCACAGTGAACTGCTCCACAGCGCGTGACCGGGGATGCGGTTCCAGTGGCTGTCGCCGGGGGGCTCCTCCGGTGTCGGCCCCGGCTCCGGCTCGCTTTCCGAGGACTGGGCTGCCATGGCCCACCTCCCGTCGCGGCGCCGCGGGGTCGTCGTCGACCCCGGGTGCCCTCAGCGGGAGCCGGAGCGGATGCCGCATCGCCGCGTCCTGCGGCTTGATACGCGGTGATGCGGCGTCCTGGCTGCGGCTCTCGAAGGAACGAGCCGGGCGTCCCCGCGGCTCCCGGCGTGTCCCGCGCCGGCCGCCGTGGGCAGCCCCGACCCTTTGGTGAATGTGTCCCACTGTGTGATTTCCCCCTCCCCGCCCCACGTAAAACTGTCGGGTGGGGCGCGTGGGCGCTAACGTTCGTTTACGCGGTACAGCTCGCTCACTCTGCGCCACCTCACCCGGTGTGCCGCATCCCATGATCATGGAGGCAGTTATGGGAGTGTCCGGACCGATCCGCGTGGTGGTCGCCAAGCCGGGGCTCGACGGCCACGACCGCGGCGCCAAGGTGATCGCGCGTGCGCTCCGCGACGCCGGCATGGAGGTCATCTACACCGGGCTGCACCAGACGCCCGAGCAGGTGGTGGACACCGCGATCCAGGAGGACGCCGACGCGATCGGGCTCTCCATCCTCTCCGGCGCCCACATGACGCTCTTCGCCAAGGTGGTCGAGCTGCTCCGCGAGCGCGACGCCGCCGACATCAAGGTCTTCGGCGGCGGCATCATCCCCGAGGCCGACATCCCCCCGCTCACGGAGCTGGGCGTCGCCGCGATCTTCACTCCCGGCACGTCCACAGGCGAGGTCGTGGCGTGGGTCAAGGCGAATATCGGGCAGGCCGCCTGAGGGGACCCTCCGGGGTGCCTCGTTCTGGCATTCCTGGGCACGTCAGGCCGCCCCCAACTCCTCGGCCATCAGCGCGCGCAGGCGCAACGTGGTGGTCAGGCGCTGGAACGCCTCCGACCAGTAGGCGGTTGCGCCGGGGGAGCCGTTGGGGGCCTCCTCGGCGGCGGCGCTGAGGAGGGCGACCTGCTCGGCCGCGGCGGGGTCGAGGCAGCGTTCGGCGAGGCCCATCACCCCGCTGAAGCTCCACGGGTAACTCCCGCCGTCCCGGGCGATGTCGAGCGCGTCGACCACCGCGCCGCCGAGCGGCCCGCTCCACGGCACCGCGCACACCCCGAGCATCTGGAACGCCTCGGACAGGCCGTGGGCGGCGACGAACTCCGCGACCCAGCCGGCCCGTTCGTCCACCGGGAGGATCGCCAGCAGCTTCGCGGGGTCGCCGATCGCCGCCACCGGGCCGCCCCGCGCGGACGGGGCGCCGAGCAGGGCGCGGGCCCAGGCGCCGTCGCGTTGGCGTACGGCCGCCCGGCACCACGCCGCGTGCAGGTCGGGCTGCCAGTCGTCCAGCACCGGGAGGGCGACGATCTGCTCCGGGGCGCGCCCGCCGAACCGCGCCGGCCAGGTCGACAGCGGGGCGGCGTCCACCAACTGGCCCAGCCACCAGGAGCGTTCGCCCCTTCCGTTGGGCGGCTTCGCGGCCACCCCGTCCCGCTCCATGGCCGCGTCGCACTCGTACGGCGCTTCGACGGTGATGCCGTCGGGGCCGAGCGACACGCAGCTACGGGCGCGGGCCGCCATCCGCCCGGCCAGCGCGGAAGTGGGCAGCGCGGAGAGCAACTCGGCAGCCGTGGCACGTACGTTGCGGCTGCGGTCCGCCAACGAGGACTCCAGGAACGGTTCGTCCGACGGAGAGAGGCCGGTACGCAGCGCGTCCATGAACATCAGCCGGTCCTCGGCGCGTTCGCTGCGCCAGGTGGAGACGAGCAGGGCCAGCGCGCCCGCCGCGTCGGTCTGGCGCAGCCGGGTCAGCAGCGCGACCCGCTCGGCGAACAGGCCCTCATCCCAGAGCCGTTGCTGTGCCGCCTCGTCGCCGGCCGCTGACGCCGCACCCACCGCGCCGCCGCCCGCCCGCAGCGCGAACTTCCACTCCGGGTTCAGCTCCGCCAGCCACAGGGCGCGCGGGCCCGCGAACGCCAGGGCGTCCGCGCGCAGGTCCGTGCGGGCCCGGGCGATGTCCAGGAGCGCGGGCAGCAGCGCGGGTGGTGCGGCGAAGCCGCGGACGCGGGCCGTCGCCAGCCACTGCGGCAGCAGTTCCAGCAGGTTGGGCGCTGTGCCCTGCCGGCTGCGGCCGGTCTCGGTCAGCATCATCTCCAGCCGGCGCCGGGCCGCGTCGGGCAGCTCCGGGCGCGGGTCCGGCGCCACCGTCTTCGGCCGCTCCCCGGCGACCCCCGGCCGTAGTCCGGCCCGGCGCCGCACCACGCCCACCGCGGCGGCGTCCAGCAACCCGACGGCCGCCTCCTCCGCGTCCCCCACGACCCCGGAGGGCCGGCGCCGCTCCGTGCCCAGCAGCGCGCTGCCCACCAGGTCCTCCCACGTCCCACCCATCGGGTTCCCCTTCCTGTCCACTGCTTTCGTCTCAACAGGGCCGGTGCTGCGGTCTCTTCGGTCTCTCGGGTCTGCCGGGTCTCTTCCTTGGTCGCGCGGCACGCGCGCGGCGGCGGTCAGGGCAGGACGGGCGTGGGCGTGGGCGAGGACGGGGACCACGCGGTGAGCGGCTTCGCCCCGGTGGGGGTGAGTTCGGCGAAGAGGGTGAGCGGGTGTCCGCCGGACAGGGCGGCCAGGCGCCAGGGCGCGGGGCCGTTGAGCGGGATGGCGTCGGTGCCCGCCGCGTCGGCGAGTTGCCAGCGGTCGGGCCCGGGTATGGGGACGACATCGCTGAGCAGGACCGGCCAGGCGTCCAGCCAGGGATCGTCGGCGAGGGCGGCGCCGTACGCGTCGAGCGCCGGGCCGATCGGGGTGCCGGGCGGGACGGCCGCCGGGGGAGTGGTGGTGGTCCCGTGGGGGCCGAGCGCGGCTCGGAGCGGGACCGCCGACGGGTGGTAGGCGAGGTCGGCCTCGATCATGACACCTACCGGCAGGGCGAGTTGGGGCGCGCGCCCGGCGGCTCCGAAGGACAGGACGAGGGCGAACCGCCCGGCCGCGCTGTCACGCAGCCAGATCCGGCGGGTCGTCAGATCGTCGGTGGTGTCGTACTGGGCGAGGACCAGCCAGTGACCCCGCACGGTCGGCCCCGCGAGCAACTCGGCACTGTCCACGGTGAATCCGACCCGCGCTCGCACGGTGTCCACCAGCGGACCCGGCAGGCCCTCGCGGCCGAGGAACCCGCGGGCGAGCAGGTGCAGCAGCGCCGTCTCCTCCAGCATGCGGGACGGCCAGTCACCGCCCGACGCCGGAATCGCGCCCAACTCCCGCACCCGCGTGGCCAGTCCGGGCGCCTGGGCGTCCACCATCCGGGCCGCCGTCTCGTCGAACGAGCGGTGCCCGGCGCGGTCGGCCCCGGCCAGCCCGCCGCGCAGCAGATCGGCGAGCCGCTGCTCCAACTCGGCGGCGCCGCCCTCGACCCGGACCGCCCGCCGGTCGGCCCGCCGCCTGGCCGCCTCCGGGTCCGCGGGCCCGGACGCACGCGGCGCACCGGCGCCGGCGGCATCGGCCTCCTCTTTCTTACGCCGCGCGGCCACCCACTGCTCCACCCACTCCGGCTCCGAGCCCGCCGCGCCGGCCGTCGCCATCGGCCCGTCCGCCCCGCCGGCCCACAGCAACAGCAGCGCCAGCGCGTGCTTGCACGGGAACTTCCGGCTCGGGCAACTGCACCGGTACGCGGGCCCGCGGGTGTCCACCGCCGTCTGGTACGGCTTGCTGCCGCTGCCCTTGCACAGCCCCCACACCGCTGTGCCCGCCGTCCCCGTGCCGGACCACGGCGCGGGCGTCGCGAGCTTCGCGCCGGCCTTCCGTGATGTGGCGTCAGGCGCGAGCGCGAGCACCTGATCCACCGTCCACCGCGTTTCCGTCTCCATGTCACAGACCGTAGAACCCGCCACTGACAATCGTCATGACCTGCGGAAATAGCGCTGGGTGACCGATTGTCAGTGGTCGGGTGCATCGTGGAGATCACACCGAACGAGCTCGGGGCCGAAGGGTCCCGCGCAAGCGAGTGGGGGAGAACCGTGTCGCTCATGTCCGAAACCAGCAGCACCACCGCCGGTCCCGAGCCGGTCGCGCCCGGCGGCGGCTCCGGCACCGCTCAGGCCGGTCCTGACGGCAGTGCCGCGCCCGGCTTCGAGCAGGCCCTGCGGCCGCACGCGGAGGACACCTTCGCGGGCGAACTCGCCGCGCTCGCCGCCGCCGACGACCGCACCCGCCCGGCCCGCTGGAAACTGTCCCCGTGGGCGGTCGCCACCTACCTGCTCGGCGGCACCCTCCCGGACGGCACCGTGATCACCCCGAAGTACGTCGGCCCGCGCCGCATCGTGGAGGTCGCCGTCACCACCCTCGCCACCGACCGCGCGCTGCTGCTGCTCGGCGTGCCCGGCACCGCGAAGACCTGGGTCTCCGAACACCTCGCCGCCGCGATCAGCGGCGACTCCACCCTCCTGGTCCAGGGCACCGCGGGCACCCCGGAAGAGGCGATCCGCTACGGGTGGAACTACGCACAGCTGCTCACCCACGGCCCCACGCCCGACGCCCTCGTGCACAGCCCGGTGATGCGCGCGATGGCCGAGGGCCGGATCGCCCGGATCGAGGAGCTGACCCGCATCCCGGCCGACGTGCAGGACACCCTCATCACCATCCTTTCCGAGAAGACCCTGCCGATACCGGAGTTGGGCACCGAGACCCAGGCCGTGCGCGGCTTCAACATGATCGCGACCGCCAACGACCGCGACCGCGGGGTCAATGAACTGTCGAGCGCCCTGCGCCGCAGGTTCAACACCGTGGTGCTGCCGCTGCCCGCCACCGCGGAGGAGGAGGTGGACATCGTCTCCCGCCGGGTGGACCAGCTCGGCCGCGGCCTCGACCTGCCCGCCGCCCCGCGCGGCGCCGACGAGATCCGCCGCGTGGTCACCGTCTTCCGCGAACTTCGCGGCGGCGTCACCGAGGACGGCCGCACCAAGGTCAAGTCGCCCTCCGGGACGCTCTCCACGGCCGAGGCGATCTCCGTCGTCACCGGTGGGCTCGCGCTCGCCGCGCACTTCGGCGACGGGGTGCTGCGCGCGAGCGACATCGCCGCCGGAATCCTCGGCGCGGTCGTCCGCGACCCGGCCGCGGACCGGCTGGTCTGGCAGGAATACCTCGAAACGGTGGTCCGCGGGCGCGACGGCTGGAAGGACTTCTACCGGGCCTGCCGCGAGGTGTCCGCATGACTGCCCCCGGCGGTGAGGCGGTCGCGGTGCGGTCGGCCGCCGTCATGGCCGCAGCCACGGCCTCTGTCGAGTCCGCCGCGCCGGATGCCGCACCCGCACCCGACGTCGTGGCCGGCGCGGTCACCGGTCCGTCCCCGTCTCGACCGCCCGCGGCCCGGCGCGTCCGGGCCGCCCGCGGCGCGGACGACGTGCTGCTGCTGGGGGTGCGGCACCACGGACCCGGTTCGGCGCGGGCGGTGCGTGCCGCGCTGGACGTGTACCGCCCGGAGGCCGTGCTGATCGAGGGGCCGCCGGAGGCCGACGCGTTGACCGCGCTGGCCGCGGACCCGGCGATGCGGCCCCCGGTCGCGCTGCTCGCGCATGTGGCCGACGATCCGGCACGCGCCGCGTTCTGGCCGTTCGCCGAGTTCTCCCCCGAATGGGTGGCGATGCGGTGGGCGGCCGAGGCGGGCGCCGCCGTACGGTTCATCGACCTCCCGGCCGCGCACACCCTGGCCCTGCGCGCGGCCGACCCGGCCGAGGACACCCCCGCCGATCCCGCACCCGAAGCCGATCCCGCGCCCGATTCCGGTTCCGAAGCCGCGCCCGGTTCTAGCTCCGATCACGGCTCTGATTCCGGCTCCGATGCCGCGGCCGTACGGAT comes from Streptomyces sp. NBC_00448 and encodes:
- the pcrA gene encoding DNA helicase PcrA; protein product: MSSLFDDNFLAGMDAAHGPSDGEQPPPPEDGPGGEDVPHDLFQGRYDSPPAHDAHYRNGAARPVLDPAQLLVGLNEQQRAAVEHHGGPLLIVAGAGSGKTRVLTHRIAHLLGARDVHPGAILAITFTNKAAGEMKERVEELVGPRANAMWVSTFHSACVRILRRESKTLGFTSSFSIYDATDARRLMALVCRDLDLDPKQFPPKSFSAQVSNLKNELVDHETFAAKAENPFERKLAEAYAMYQARLHDANALDFDDIIMTTVNLLQAFPDVAEHYRRRFRHVLVDEYQDTNHAQYTLVRELVGTGDEAAELCVVGDADQSIYAFRGATIRNILQFEEDYPQARTILLEQNYRSTQNILNAANAVIERNAGRRAKNLWTESGEGPVITGYVADQEHDEAQYVAEEIDRLTDAGDARPGDVAVFYRTNAQSRVFEEIFIRVGLPYKVVGGVRFYERREVRDVLAYLRVLANPEDAVPLRRILNVPKRGIGERAEAMIDALGRRERISFPQALRRVDEAYGMAARSANAVKRFNTLMDELRTVVESGAGPAVVLEAVLERTGYLAELQASTDPQDETRVENLQELAAVALEFEQEREGEETGSLAEFLERVALVADSDQIPDSPDGEEDTGGVITLMTLHTAKGLEFPVVFLTGMEDGVFPHMRALGQVKELEEERRLAYVGITRARQRLYVTRSMMRSAWGQPSYNPPSRFLEEIPEALIEWKRTGQSSGGGAGSKAAASVASSIGARGRSGTGGFATKRSAGDRPVISLSVGDRVTHDQFGLGTVVAVTGRPGDEKATIDFGDERPKQLLLRYAPVEKL
- a CDS encoding M23 family metallopeptidase, with protein sequence MNQRHPSEYASDHDAHAYDAYSSGSYPTVGTTYADDTTGSYSYAQIPQQAAAPYDQQYAYGYDQGAAQQPQPGYDPNGYDTGTYAVGGYDTGSYDTGGYATYDPYAATGTTTGTGTTYYDTGTYDTTAWQTTQQPAYPQQQEWESGAYTAYGYGYGYGYDSSGDTGVYEQVSAPFTTSESYEAPAGYSATAYGSGYQQAAEPGSATATMATVSPVAPETAPDDTALLGEEFALGTPDDEPVRHDFTDDEVPTARSRRRKPAKRSALLTVGVPSVAVMGVAAVGAAAFGGVGVARDTSKTTTEEAAGKAPTTQLDRQLSGVSRDADDFASRASRSQERVDLKDRQAAAKKAADEAAARKEALRPKFVLPVKQKGLSAYFGQSGEHWMALHTGIDFPVQVGTPVMAVTDGTVRTQWNSSYGNMAIVTAPDGTETWYCHLSSTKIRSGTVKAGTVIAYSGNTGNTTGPHLHLEVRPHGGTPIDPLPWLLSHGLDPR
- a CDS encoding esterase/lipase family protein, coding for MAAQSSESEPEPGPTPEEPPGDSHWNRIPGHALWSSSLWSGHSAELAKVAAIDLALFAGHLLLYPTGILPERIPTPPRPPDDHDGPDGSDSSDSSDSSKATRTRRPGRATPLPAESRTESRTESRAEGPSEGRDQPPVLLLHGFVDNRSAFTLLRRSLLRHGWTRVQALNYSPLTGDIRTAAAMLGPHIERVCAESGHAQVDIVGHSLGGLVARYYVQCLGGDARVRNLVTMGTPHSGTRAVPALAPHPLARQMRPGSPVLEELAGPAPGCRTRFVAFWSDLDEFMIPAESARLEHPDLSTANIKVRGIGHLALPVHGSVAAEIRQALSGPGPLPDAIDAA
- a CDS encoding cobalamin B12-binding domain-containing protein, with amino-acid sequence MGVSGPIRVVVAKPGLDGHDRGAKVIARALRDAGMEVIYTGLHQTPEQVVDTAIQEDADAIGLSILSGAHMTLFAKVVELLRERDAADIKVFGGGIIPEADIPPLTELGVAAIFTPGTSTGEVVAWVKANIGQAA
- a CDS encoding DUF5691 domain-containing protein is translated as MGGTWEDLVGSALLGTERRRPSGVVGDAEEAAVGLLDAAAVGVVRRRAGLRPGVAGERPKTVAPDPRPELPDAARRRLEMMLTETGRSRQGTAPNLLELLPQWLATARVRGFAAPPALLPALLDIARARTDLRADALAFAGPRALWLAELNPEWKFALRAGGGAVGAASAAGDEAAQQRLWDEGLFAERVALLTRLRQTDAAGALALLVSTWRSERAEDRLMFMDALRTGLSPSDEPFLESSLADRSRNVRATAAELLSALPTSALAGRMAARARSCVSLGPDGITVEAPYECDAAMERDGVAAKPPNGRGERSWWLGQLVDAAPLSTWPARFGGRAPEQIVALPVLDDWQPDLHAAWCRAAVRQRDGAWARALLGAPSARGGPVAAIGDPAKLLAILPVDERAGWVAEFVAAHGLSEAFQMLGVCAVPWSGPLGGAVVDALDIARDGGSYPWSFSGVMGLAERCLDPAAAEQVALLSAAAEEAPNGSPGATAYWSEAFQRLTTTLRLRALMAEELGAA
- a CDS encoding SWIM zinc finger family protein, which produces METETRWTVDQVLALAPDATSRKAGAKLATPAPWSGTGTAGTAVWGLCKGSGSKPYQTAVDTRGPAYRCSCPSRKFPCKHALALLLLWAGGADGPMATAGAAGSEPEWVEQWVAARRKKEEADAAGAGAPRASGPADPEAARRRADRRAVRVEGGAAELEQRLADLLRGGLAGADRAGHRSFDETAARMVDAQAPGLATRVRELGAIPASGGDWPSRMLEETALLHLLARGFLGREGLPGPLVDTVRARVGFTVDSAELLAGPTVRGHWLVLAQYDTTDDLTTRRIWLRDSAAGRFALVLSFGAAGRAPQLALPVGVMIEADLAYHPSAVPLRAALGPHGTTTTPPAAVPPGTPIGPALDAYGAALADDPWLDAWPVLLSDVVPIPGPDRWQLADAAGTDAIPLNGPAPWRLAALSGGHPLTLFAELTPTGAKPLTAWSPSSPTPTPVLP
- a CDS encoding ATP-binding protein, encoding MSETSSTTAGPEPVAPGGGSGTAQAGPDGSAAPGFEQALRPHAEDTFAGELAALAAADDRTRPARWKLSPWAVATYLLGGTLPDGTVITPKYVGPRRIVEVAVTTLATDRALLLLGVPGTAKTWVSEHLAAAISGDSTLLVQGTAGTPEEAIRYGWNYAQLLTHGPTPDALVHSPVMRAMAEGRIARIEELTRIPADVQDTLITILSEKTLPIPELGTETQAVRGFNMIATANDRDRGVNELSSALRRRFNTVVLPLPATAEEEVDIVSRRVDQLGRGLDLPAAPRGADEIRRVVTVFRELRGGVTEDGRTKVKSPSGTLSTAEAISVVTGGLALAAHFGDGVLRASDIAAGILGAVVRDPAADRLVWQEYLETVVRGRDGWKDFYRACREVSA